From the Gossypium hirsutum isolate 1008001.06 chromosome A02, Gossypium_hirsutum_v2.1, whole genome shotgun sequence genome, the window CATACACTCATCCGCTTTTCGGCACAAAcgcatgaaaataattaaaaccgAGGCTATGTTCGTTATTTTCAGGATTTGAGGAGTCATGTTCCTAACTTATGGACTATGACCTTTTCTTAGAACcgaaataaccaaatatcctatTTAAAATTCAAGACACATAGGATTTAGTAATAATCAAATGACGAGTATTCTTATATTTGAGGATTCGAGATATCGTGCcttaacttacgggacatgatttTTTCTCGATTAATTCGAAATAAGAAGGCcctttcataaaatttaatttagttagtgatattttaatcaaataacatcATGCAAAAAAAGGGGATCGTACTCTAAACTTTCTTTGAATtctcaattctcgacactaagacattaagtaattaactaggtaccaattttgggcattatgagggtgctaatcctgcttcatgcgtaaccgactcccgaactcatttctTGGATTTTGTAAGCCAAAAATcatcattttagtaaatttaaccatttattaaaatgattaaattatgaggtgatccgatcacacctaataaaaagaATTGGTGTCAagtccattttcatttttaaaataataagtcgAATCGCTAAAAAGGTTTCGACACAAGGTTTtgcttttttataatatttaattgatCTATCATATAAttcttttcctttcaatcttCCAAGTAGCAACAAATTTATTTCCAAGATtcactaatttttcttttatggaTTTACAATGATGCTTTCTCTGCCAATGTACAAAATTGCAATTAAAATCTATTGATGAATATTACATTGTAACAATGGCTGGATTTGCATTGAATCATGTAAAAAATAGAATgttggtaatgacaatatatcgcaaagaaaagagaaataaaaataaataacacacaaatttttacgtgaaaacccttttgggaaaaaaccacgggcagaggaaaagaaaattcactatattgaatttgaatgattacAAAAGAAGTCGACTATgtttatttataggcttgtaaaaccatattctaataggagtgtagtaagattgaaacaccttatactaatcaatataaaatagatgaagtttaataaggtttaaacaaccttattttaaaataaaataaaagaagtgtatttctatatggattttacttttattttattttaccactatattttatttaaataaggattcgggtcacttaattctaacaatttccaccttgacacgaattctcaatgaacaagttctttatCGCAAACTcttaacgaacaagttctccaactcttccataaaaccccttaagggtttaacttcaacaatgaacaccaaccaagtctaagaaatgctcaaacttggttataggaagtgacttagtcatcatatctgtaggattttcatgagtactaattttgctcacaacaatatcaccatgagttataatatcacgaacaaaatgataccggacatcaatgtgttttgttctcttgtgaaacatttgatcttttgtaaggaatatGTCATTctaactgtcacaaaatactgtactgatttgaaggtattcattgagttcactaaagagttcCTTCAACcgaatagcttctttacaagcctcagtaattgccATGTATTCAGCTTTAGTGGTAGACAAAATGActgttgtaacagcccatttttagtcaaatcagaacagtggtttcgggaccacaaattcaaagtcgaaatatttattttattatttattattttaatgtttacaatatgattttatgattgtgtgaaaatcttgttaagaaattttattgtttgattagtcaatttgacaaaaaagactaaatcgcgtaaaatgtaaaagtggagttctattagttaaaggtactAAATGGCTTTTAGATTAAATATTAAAGGTCCTTAAGTAGTAATTAGACTATTATATTGGTGAGTGGACATATTTGGAcatattattaagtgttttaatggTTAATAAtcaaggttaaaatagtaaattagttaataaagaataattaaataaaacaaaacatttctcCATCTTTATTCATCTTCCACCACtgaaattaaagagaaaaataCACCATTCTTAGTGTTTTCATTCGGCCAAGCTTttagctcaattgtaagtccgtttttgtcccatttttaatgatttctatatttttgtgattgttgtaactagttctagctagcccagggactattttgtaaaactgttaaagattttagatgtttccattgatgaaacgtgagtattttgatgtttaatgatatattatgaatgtttgattatagttatacaagttttgttaagtgatttttggtgaaaatgcaaattagggattaaattgtgaaatgtgaaaattttgtggctaaaatgtgaaataaatggaaaatatgggctgctagggacctaattgaaattcagctagcatgggttgtggttgaattgcattaatttgtgattttatgaaataagtactaaattgtaaaaattgtaaaacattaggggcaaatgtgtaaaagtgatttaaagtgaattttggaataaattgaatagagagataattaaataagttaattttgattacatatagatcaagaaaagtgaaactcggatctagatcgggggaaaaacaaagttctcgATTAATCTACCAGTTTAGCCGTTtttacatctgaggtaagttcgtatgttataagtactgttataattatgttttaaatgctttgatattgcataaactgtgaataCGAGTTTTTGAACATTTTCAACAATGATTCAATGACGATTCGACATTataaatcccgattgaaccttaggaatatattggatactagtgacatgtcattaggggattattgtgattatgtgatccgggtgctggtcctgtaagtcctactggtggctgagtataccggcatgtgttacagttacttgacagcttgtgtgagtagtaccttgtagctacgtcttgactgacagcttgtgtgagcaggcccgttgatagcttTAGTGTAAgcagtatatgtgatatgagatttagTTGGCTTCGGGCTATGATATTGGCACTTTGGTGTGAGTTTCCCGAGTATCTAATTGTATTCTGAAtgttcaacaggtaaatgaaAGAGTAGttgtgtatgagattgatacaagatagtacatatatgtacatgaaCCATATAAGCTTAAATCGGAGAAGTTGTGAAGTTCATACATAAgattatgattgaaaatgtgaAAGCTTTGTTAGTTGAATGAACTACATGTTGATATGTTCAatttgatgatttgtatatttatgttaatattgagtttatttcatacgagcttactaagctatatagcttactttttttattttaccgTGTTTTATGGTGATTTTAAAGCTAGATCAGATTCAGGGATTGTCGgagacatcgtcacactatccaactatcaatttggtacttttaagcttatgatttgagtatatggcatgtataggattatggtcattttggttatgaattgataatgattttggccatttggattggtttgtaaatgtttatatttttggtttgtatatatagccatgagtgatggcttatttcgggttattttagtatgtttgaatcatgtatatAAATGTGTTTATGTTTTAGTGAAATGTGATAGATGATAGTTGTGTGATGCTTGGTGATAATACGTATTATAAGTGTCAAATGGTTGAGTTATGGATATTGGTATGTTTGTGAAATTAGGATAAACAATGCATATTTGAGTTTGGTcattttttgttgtttgagtaAGTGAAATTTGGTATGAATTGGATGGCATATTGGGATATTGTGTGTCTTGTAtattgttggtattgaaatggtataatgATGCTTGATTGAGGTTGATTGAATACCTATTATATGCTATGTTTGTGCCATTTGAGTTTGGTATAGGTGTGCataagtttgggtggcaaattggcttgataaatagcctatttttgtccacacgggcagaggcacgggcgtgtgtatcagccgtgtgtgacacacggttatgttacatggccgtgtgtcccctagttttgaaattaaaatcaagtcagtatgctttacacggcctcacacacaggcgtgtgacttggccgtgtggcataagtcaatataccctacaggtttggcacggcttaACACATGGCTTGGTACAtgggtgtgtatggccatttttaggacagatgggcatgtgtgttggccgtgtgacccaagtcagagagttacacggggttggacacgggctgggacacggccatgtgcttccGTTttaaatgtccacacggcctatgacacgggcgtgtctttggccgtgtgagagacccGGCCTGGCCACACTAGCATGTGTCCTtcctattttgagaaaatttttctaagtgtttaaaaagtttccaaagttatcagtttagtcccaaatcactcccaatgcatgtttagggccttgtaggctcgtattagggacaaaatgtttggttatgaatgaattgtatatgaattgattaaattgtttatgaaatgtatgtttaatgtgtgatatgttcggtaatactctgtaaccctattccagcgttgaatacgggtgaggggtgttacaactgtagtttgcaaagtggctttccaactgattacACAACTTCTGATTGTAAAGACATAGCTTGTGAGAGATCttattctatcaaggtctccagcaaaatcagcatcaacatacccaatgactcaaTCTCTAGTTCTTTACCAGGATTTGCCATATATCTACTAACTACACTAATTACAAATAataaatctagacgtgaacaaaccatatcatacataagagatcccactacactagagtatgaaacatgtgacatgtactcaatctcatcatctaattgtagaGACAAAGCTGgtgaaagtctaaaatgggctgctaaaggagtactaacaggctcagcactctacatattgaacctgcaaagaactttctcaatgtaccccttctgacttaagtacaatttacttacttttctataTATGAGAATCTttataccaagtatcttctttgctggtcccaaatctttcatatcaaattcttcacttagttgggctatgacatttcttatctctcctttatctttcgctgctatcaacatgtcatcaacataaatgaGTATAtgcacaaaagaaccatcactgtttttcttaaagtaaacacaactgtcaaagctacttcttttgaaatcatgagaagtcataaaggaatcaaagcTCTTGTACCACTGTATTGGTGACTggttcaaaccgtaaagggacttttcaGCTAACAAACATAATCCTCCtattctgagactgtaaaaccctctggttgttgtatataaatatcctcctcaagttatCCATGCAAAAAttcagtttttacatctaactactcaagctccaaatcatgcatgggcACAATACCAAACTAAGCTTGAattgaactatgcttcacaattgGGGAGAACATATCTGTGAAGTcaactcctggaatttgactgtaaccctttgtaaaaagccttactttatatctgagttcttcaactcctagagtcccttgtttctttttaaacacccatttacaacgaataacctttttacctttaggaagtttcacaagatcctatgttctatttttgtgaagtgattccatctcctcttgcatagcaaacatccacttttctgagtcttcatagCTAACCGCCTTAGAATAATTGGATGGCTCTTGGTttacatctatatcttcagccacatttaaagtataAGTGACTAGATTAGCCCCGGCATACTTTTTTGgaagtttaatttctcttctagttctatttttggcgatagagtattatggtgaagaaacaactctattatgaatttttgtactggcttgagtaGTCGgctctgttgtagattctggattaatttgatgctccacctgcttttggttttctttattgaaagagtctttaagagataagttaggtagcatagcagtttcatcaaaaataacatctctgctaatcacaacttttctattttcaagacaccataacttatacctttttacaccaactttataaccaagaaaaacacatttaatggatcccggttccaattttccattattaacatgagcatacgcagaaTACCCAAAGATATTTAAAttagaatagtcagcaggattaccagactatacctcttgtggagtctttttcttaaTGGGAACGGATGGAGATCGATTAATCAAAAAACATGTAGTAGAGgctgcttcagcccaaaacgactTCAGTAAGTTAACAttcgacaacatacatcgaactttctccattATCATTCTGTTTATTCGTTCTACAACACCATTTTGTTGTAGAGTATGACAaattgtcaagtgtctcatgatcccttctgacttgcatagttcattaaactcattagaatagaactctaagccattgtctgtgtggaggtgttttatttatttttccgtCTATTTTTTAATCATagttttccaaaacttaaatgcagaaaacataTCGTTTTTCTGCTTTaggaagaatgcccaaacttttctggaaaaatcatcaataaaagttagcatataattagctccacctcttgaaggcactttagatggcccccacagatcaaaatgaatatactacaattttcctttcgtgttatggattcctctagtgaatcgaactctcttttgcttcccaaaagcGCAGTTCTAACAaaactttagtttgcaaattcatTGCCCACCAAGAAATTcttttttgctcaattctgccatgctattctcactcatatgccctaagcgcatatgccaaattttagtaatatcatcatctgacaaggaagaggaagcgatagCTACATCACaagtaatagtagaaccctgcaaaacatataacttggcagtctttctttgttctttcatcacaacaagggaacctttggaaatctttaaagacccactttcagctatgtatctgtacccttttgaatcaagagtatctaatgaaattaaatttctcttcaattctggaacatgtcgcacgtcactaagtgttctgacaactctgtcaaacatcttaactttaatcgttccaacacttgcaattttacacgaagcattatttctcatcaaaacaacaccttcaaacATTATTTTGTAAGTtataaaccaatcccgattgggactcatgtggaggTGCGATttgaatcaaggatccactcctcgctcactttagaattattgatagaagtgactagaagttcagcatcgctatagtcttctacaacattagcttcaccgtatttttctagttgttttcctttttaattcgcagcctcccttttgatcttgttctgtagcttatagcacttaaATTTAATGTGTCtcttcttcttgcagaagttacaagttttacctctatttgaagatttcgatctacccttagatttactgtgaggattccgttcctgtgtccttccaagATCATTATCAGCATTCCAATAATGTCCCCTATAAACAATGAGACCTTCTCCCTGAGAGTCAAGTTTAACCACATTATGCTTTATCTTAttatacgaggttaaagaatcataaacctcatcaactgtgagagacttgcAGTTATATAAAATCATGTCTCTAAAGGGTGAATAAGACGGGgacaacgaacaaagtagaaacAACGCTAGATCtttcttatcatactgaacctccatggcctctaagtttgagagaatttatttaaacattgtTAAATGTTCTTACACatacgcaccttcctccaaatgatgagcataaagacactgcttcatatgtaacttgctggttagagttttcgacatacatatttgttccagcctcttccataatgcagcgacggtcttctccttcatcacatcttgcaaaattttgttagacaaatgcagatgtaattgtgttaatgtcTTTCGATCCTTACACTTCTTCTCTTCATCCAttaatgttgaaggcatcttatctatccctagcaaggcatcctccagatctatctgcgcaagaactgcttgcatcttaatctgccacaacgtaaatctggtgttgcgatctaacaacagaatttcatactttaaagacgccattaccgtgatcgagatgaacaaccctgaagctttgataccaatttgtaaaaaatagattgttagtaatgacaatatatcgcaaataaaagagaaataaaaataaaaaacacacagatttttaagtggaaacccttttgggaaaaagtCACGGggagaggagaagaaaattcactatgtcgaattcgaatgattacaagaagacttgactatgtctatttataggcttgtaaaaccatattctaataagagtgtagtaagattgaaacactttattctaattaatataaaataaatggagtttaataaggtttaaaaaaccttattctaaaataaaataaaagaagtgtacttctatatggattttatttttattttaattaaataaggattcaagtcatttaattttaaaaaatcaaatctaaAGAAATATCAATTCAACAACCTCTAACCCAGAATCTCACATGTGCAAAATAACTATAATTTCCCTCTGCATTTTGATAATTTCCAATCATGAGCATTTTCTCTTATGAATTTGAGGTTATTACAGTAATCCCACCAGCAAAGATGTTTAAGGCTTGCATCCTTGATGGAGAGAACCTTATTCCTAAGGTTGTTTCTGATCAAGCTTTTAAGAGTATTGACTACATTGAAGGCAATGATGAGCCTGGTAGCATCAAGAAGATTACCTTTGAATAAGGTCAGTTCATTTATATAACTTGAATCATATATACTATTAAGTTGGTGAAAATTATGTGTTTATCAACATGTAGGAAGCCAGTCATTATATGGTGGAAAAGGTGGAAGCATTGGACAAAGATAAACTTGTGTACAGCTACAGTGTGATTGAAGGGAGTGTTTTTATCAATAAAATGGAGAAAATCGCATATGAAACCAAGTTGGAGCCATCATCGGCAGGTGGATCCATTTCTAAGATCAGCTGTAAGTATTACACCATTGGTGATTTTGAGATCACAGAAGGACTCAAGGCTGGCAAAGAAAAAGCCTTGCAAATACTCAAGGCTGTTGACGCTTATGTCCTTGCAAATCCCCGCCACTAATGAAAATATCCCATTATATTGTAGCCTATCCTTAAAGTTTTCTAATGTATGAATGGAGTTATATAATTAATTTCGATTCTTCTGAAACTCAAGTTTGTTATGCTcaactttaatatataattaataaatcttCAAAGATGGAAGATAATGTATTCTTTATTCTCAATGGATATCTCATACAACAAATTTTATTGAATACATTGCATGCACTTTTGTTTATTACAGGCCTCACATTACAGTTCAAGCTTCCCTGTAACCAGGCAAACTATGAACTCTTATTAGCAATATAAACTGAAAACAAGAAGTGGATCCTATCATAGAACTAGGACTTTTAGTGGGCATCGGGATTCGCCAGTAGGTAAGCTTCAATGGCCTTGAATATTCCCAAGGCCTTTTCTTTGCCAACCTTGATTCCCTCTTCCTTGAGCTCAAAGTCACCAATGGTGTGATACTTACTAGTAGTCTTACATACGGATCCCCCATCTGGAGATGCTTCTAGCTTTGTCTCGTAAGTGATTTTTTCAAGCTTGTTCATCAACGCATCGCCTTCAATCACACTGTAAATGTACACAAAATTTTCTTTGTCTACTGCTTTAACCTTCTGCTTCATGTATTTGAATTGGCTTCCTGTATGAAGAAAAACACAGTTTTCACCTTTTTCCTtccaattaatatatatttatatatatgattcaAAGTATAAAGTTACATAAATGAAGTAACCTTCTCCAAAGGTGACCTTCTTGATGCTACCAGGCTCACTATTGCCTTCAATGTACTCAATGCTCTTAAAAGCTTGGGGAAGAATCTTGGGAATGAGATTGTCACCATCAAGGATGCAAGCCTTAAACATCTTGGCTGGTGGGATTGCTGTAATAACCTCAGATTCATAAGTGAAAACTCCCATGATTTCTAGTGATTTGGGATTTGATTACTACTTTGcagtgattttttttatgtttgctgATGTACATATCTGATATATAAGGGAAGTATTTATAGTGTCAGCTTCAAGATTTAGCGGTTGTGAGTTTTAGGCCCTTAGAAATCTTGGGtgatttctttatattttatgggATGTTTTGCCATTTAGTGAAATTTTGACCTTCAGTACAAGAAAAACACCTATATTTTTTAACTGATTCCGGTTTGTGTACTTATCTTACTTATGTCTTCAATCAAGCTTATCATAAATGGACAAATTATTGAATCTTGAGAGCAATATTATTGGAACTCTGAAGAAGATTAGAAGGAAAAGAACTCTAAATAGACTAATATTTTGAGCAATCAAAACCTTGGATGCAAGTGCTTGGACTATTAAATTATTGTTGCAGCTTTTATTTTGACATTGTAATCAATATATTATTCTAAATAAGACAGATTTCCAGACATGGGCATGTATCTAACACAGTTATcttcaattttattatatgtttcatATATTTAGAGAGTCTTATAAGGATCACGTCCTCCACTAATGTCCGGATAACACTAACACAAACACAAGTACCATATACAGGTACTTCAAGAATAATGAAAAGTTTTCAGTGTGTGTTTGTTATTTTTCTAGGA encodes:
- the LOC107933229 gene encoding major allergen Pru ar 1, whose protein sequence is MGVFTYESEVITAIPPAKMFKACILDGDNLIPKILPQAFKSIEYIEGNSEPGSIKKVTFGEGSQFKYMKQKVKAVDKENFVYIYSVIEGDALMNKLEKITYETKLEASPDGGSVCKTTSKYHTIGDFELKEEGIKVGKEKALGIFKAIEAYLLANPDAH
- the LOC107933210 gene encoding major strawberry allergen Fra a 1.05-like, which codes for MSIFSYEFEVITVIPPAKMFKACILDGENLIPKAMMSLVASRRLPLNKEASHYMVEKVEALDKDKLVYSYSVIEGSVFINKMEKIAYETKLEPSSAGGSISKISCKYYTIGDFEITEGLKAGKEKALQILKAVDAYVLANPRH